One Candidatus Zixiibacteriota bacterium genomic window, AAAGAATCCCATAAAAAGCTCCTCCCGCGACATCCAGAGGGTAATGTACCCCAACATAAATGCGGGAGAAAGAGACTGTAACCGCAATAGCTAACCAGATGAACCAAGCCCGGCGATAAAGAAAAGTCAAGATCGAGCCTGCGGCAAAAATATTAGCAGCATGCGATGAGGGAAAAGAGCCAGAATGAGAGCATCCAGCCAAGAGATGCACCTGCGGAAAAACATTGCAGGGCCTGACCCTTCCGATCCAGGACTTAAGCAGAAGATTAACGGATGAATCTGCCATTCCTAAAACAATCAAGACCAGAACAGCGGCTATCCTTTCTTTTTTCCGTCCAAAGATAAGCATAGCCAGCATTATCAGGAAAAAAAGGATTCTCCAGTTTTTAAACTCCGTAATAAAAGGCATCAGAAAGTCAAAAAACCGGTTCTGCAGTTTCAGATTGAGAAAAAGGAAAAGCTCTTTATCCAGCTTGATTAGAAAATCGAAGATTTCAGTAAACATCTCCATCCTTTCTTCGTTGTGGGGACACCAATGAAGAGAAATTCTTTTACAGGTTTATAGAGATTCTTCGCCCCGCCACAGGCGGAGCTCAGAATGACGATTGTCGAGACTTGTGTCATACTGAGCGAAGCGAAGTATCTCTCTCGCTCTCTGTTGGTCTCCTGACCAACAGAGCCATCCGCGCAGGGCTCAGAATGACTGTTTATGAGCAGGTCATATTGGGCTAAGCGAATTTTCTCCTCATTTCAAAAAATCTTGCACCTCTTTCAGAGTGGGTATACCTTCTCTGCCGCCTAATTTTCTGCACTTCAAAGCTGCGCAGGCTGAGGCAAACTCAATAATTTCTCCCATCTTCCATTTTTTCAAAAGCCCGAAGATGAATGCGCCGTGAAATACATCCCCTGCTCCAGTAGTATCGACCACCTCGACTTTAAATCCCGGAAAATAGTTTACCTTGTCCTCATTTATCCACAGACATCCTTTTTCTGATAATGTTACCACCACACACTTGAACCCTGTCTTTTTCAATTCTAAGCAAGCCTGGCTTAAATCCTCAAGATGAGTGTAATCATAGGCAAATTTTCTGGAGGCTACCAGATAATCAGCTAAAGGGAAAAGTTCTTCTATATTTTCTCTTAAACTCCCCAAATCTAAGATGACTTCAGAACCGTCCTTTTTCGCCTTTTTAGCTAAAAATATATTCGCCTCTTTATCCCTACCATCTAAGTGTAGATATCTGAAAGAGATGCCCTTCAAAAATGAGATTTCTTTTGGCTGGACTGGCTTCATCCTGGTTTTGTCCAGAGCTACGGTTCTCTTCCCGCTGTTTTTGTCCACCCAGATGAAAGCCTTTAAACTTTTTACCTTTTCATCTATGAGCAGGTAGTCGACATCCACTCCGAATTTTTCCAACTCAGACCGGATTACCATTCCCTCATAATCATCGCCTATCTTCCCCACAAAAGCAGCCTCAGCCCCTAATTTTGCCATGGTCGCCATAGCAGTGGGAACAGGACCACCTCCCTGAACTGAAGAGGATACGACATTCACTTTCTCATCTAATCCCGGATAAGGGTCCAAGATGGAAAGATAATCCAGGGCACAGATGCCAAAGCCCAGGCAATCGAAATCATACTCCTTCAAACTTTATCTCTCCTCTGGTTTTGTATCTAAACTTTTCCACGAGCCCCACGTTGGTTCGGGAATTGGTTTTCTCGAACCGATCGCGTGCGGGAACTCCAGTTCCCGCACGAACCGCAGACAGTCGAAATCATATTCCTTCAAATTCTATCTCTCCTCTGGTTTTACTCATTAATTCATCTTTGAGCTTTGAAATGATTCCTTCGCTTACCTCGATTTCCATTCTCGCTCTGTCTCCAAAAGCGAGTTTCTTAACCTTGACTTTTCCTTTATTCAGAATCATCTGAACCCTGT contains:
- a CDS encoding phosphatase PAP2 family protein, which codes for MEMFTEIFDFLIKLDKELFLFLNLKLQNRFFDFLMPFITEFKNWRILFFLIMLAMLIFGRKKERIAAVLVLIVLGMADSSVNLLLKSWIGRVRPCNVFPQVHLLAGCSHSGSFPSSHAANIFAAGSILTFLYRRAWFIWLAIAVTVSFSRIYVGVHYPLDVAGGAFYGIL
- a CDS encoding PfkB family carbohydrate kinase; translation: MKEYDFDCLGFGICALDYLSILDPYPGLDEKVNVVSSSVQGGGPVPTAMATMAKLGAEAAFVGKIGDDYEGMVIRSELEKFGVDVDYLLIDEKVKSLKAFIWVDKNSGKRTVALDKTRMKPVQPKEISFLKGISFRYLHLDGRDKEANIFLAKKAKKDGSEVILDLGSLRENIEELFPLADYLVASRKFAYDYTHLEDLSQACLELKKTGFKCVVVTLSEKGCLWINEDKVNYFPGFKVEVVDTTGAGDVFHGAFIFGLLKKWKMGEIIEFASACAALKCRKLGGREGIPTLKEVQDFLK